In the Acidobacteriota bacterium genome, GGCGGACTCGGTGACGGACTATCGAAGATTCACCGTGAAGTAACTGGCGGAACTGACTGGACTGGCGGAACTGGCGGAACTGGGAAGCTCCCTCGTAGGGCGGCCTGAACCTCAAGGCCGCCAAAGTGCCGCGGCGTTGAAGTGCACGCCGCGCTACGAGATGCATAGCCGTATACTGCGGCGCATGTTGCTCCGACGATCTTCCCGCCTCGTCCTGGTCGTTGTCGGCCTCGCGCTTGTGTCCTCGGGCCTACTGGCCCAGCGGGCGGCGTCGACACCCACCACCTACTATCCGCCGCGCTTCGACTGGGCGCGGGTGTCGCCGGCCGATGCGGGATTTGATCCCGTCAAACTGAAGGCCGCCGTGGATTTCGCGATCGAGAATGAAAATCCGGCCACGAAGGATCTGGCGCTCGACATTCCAAACACGTTCCGCCGCGAAGCGCCCTACAACGCACTGATCGGTCCTACGTCACCGCGCGCCGCCGCCAATGGCCTCGTCATCCACCGCGGCCGCATTGTGGCCGAGTGGGGCGATACCGCTCGGCCCGACATGACCTTCAGCGTCACCAAGACCTTTCTTTCGACGGTGGTTGGTCTCGCGTACGACCGCGGCCTGATCAAAGACCTCAACGATCGCGTGGGGCCGTACATGCCCGCGAACGTGGACCTGTTCGCGTCAGAGAAGAATGCGCCGATCACCTGGGACCACCTCCTGCGGCAGACGAGTGACTGGTCCGGGACGTTGTGGGGCAAACCCGACTGGGCCGATCGGCCAGTGGGCGCGACCGAGGCCGAGTGGGAGAAGCGACCGGTCTACGCCGCTGGGACCCACTTCAAGTACAACGACACGCGCGTGAACGTGATGGCGCTGGCCGCCCTGCACGTGTGGCGCGATCCGCTGCCCGAGGTGCTGCGCCGCGAAGTGATGACACCGATCGGCGCGTCCAGCACGTGGCGCTGGGAGGGGTACGACAACTCATGGGTCGATCTGGACGGCCGCAAGGTGCAGGCGTCCACCGGCGGCGGCCACTTCGGTGGCGGCATGTTCATCAGCGCCTTCGACCTCGCGCGCTTCGGTTACCTGTTCCTCCGGAACGGCAAGTGGGAAGACCGCCAACTCGTCTCCACGAAGTGGATCGGCCTCGCGCGCACACCGGGCGTGAACCCTGAGTACGGGTTCATGAACTGGTATCTGAACCCTGGCCGCAAGGCCACGCCGTCAGTGCCCGAGAACACCGTCCGCTTCGTCGGCAACGGCAACAACATTGTCTACCTGGACTGGGAGAACGACCTGGTCGTTGTCGTCCGCTGGATCAAAGGAGGGCGCGCGAACGGCGCCACCACGGGTAGCGCTATCGACGACTTCCTGGGCAAGGTTGTGACGGCGATCAAGAAATAGAGACGTGGAGACGACGGATCACAAGAGGGCACGGAGATAGGGAGCTTCTTCTTTCTTCTCTCTTCGCCCAAAGACTCTGCGTCTCGGCGCCTCCTGTGATCCTTCGTGGCTGCGACTATCCCCCGCGCGTATGCATCTCCAGGTGCGCGTCTTTCTTCAGTACGCTCAGCGGGATGTAGGTGCCGCGGCCCCGCACTGAGCGGCGTTCTTCAGCGCCGCGATCGGCGCGGCCCTTCCAGACCGCCTTCAACATGTTGAGCAGCGTCTCGGGCGATGCGCCGGCGCGAAGAGGGCGGCGCAAGTCCGTGCCGTGTTGCGCGTACAAGCACAGCAGCAACACGCCGTCGGCGGTGAGGCGCGCGCGGTCGCACGTCCGGCAAAACGGCTGCGTGGTGGACGCGATGATGCCGAACGCCAGGCCGTCGGGCAGCTGGAAGCGATCCGCAGGCGCTGACGCCGGGCTGGGCAGTGGCTCGATCGGTCCGTAGATCGACGCGAGCCGTTCCAGCAGTTGAGCGCGCGAGAACACCGCGTCGGGACGCCAGTGTGTGGCACCGCCCACATCCATGTATTCGATGAACCGGACTTCGGCGCCGACCGATCGCCCGTACTCCAGCAGGTCTCCGACCTCGTCGTCGTTATCGCCCTGGGTGATGACCGAGTCGATCTTCAGATCCGAGAATCCCACCCGCCGCGCGGCGTCGATGCCGGCGAGCACCTGTGGCAGCGCGTCCCTTCGCGTCAGTGCGTTGAAGCGTTCAGGCCGCATCGTGTCCAGGCTCACGGTGACGCGATGGAGCCCCGCCGCCTTCAGGTCGGCCGCCGCATCGGCCAGCAGCACGCCGTTGGTGGTCAGCGCCAGGTCCACGAGCCACGGCTTCGCCGCCAGTTGCGCAACAAGCGACGGCAGGTCGCGACGGAGAAGCGGCTCGCCACCAGTCAGCCGCACCCGGTCCACACCCATCTGTCCGAAGAGGTCGGTGAGCTGGACGGTTTCCTCGAACGACAGCACATCCTCGCGCGGCAGCCAGACGTACTCATCCTCGGGCATGCAGTAGTGGCACCGCAGGTTGCACCGGTCGGTCACCGACAGGCGCAAGCTGCGAAGCGGCCGGCCGAGTGTGTCGAGCGTGGACATGTGTGTTGATTATCGCCCGGAAACTGCGCTTCGGGTGCTGATACCCCTATTGAGGATCGAGGATTGAGGATTGAGGATCGGGATGGAGAGGATTGCTGATTGAGGAGTGCGGATCGCGTGCACGATGCCGCGCGTGAACCGTCAGGCCTCAGTCGACGAAGTAGCCCTCCCGGACGGTGACCTTCGCGCCACGGCGGTTCACCTTGACGCTGATCGGGTGCCAGCCTTTGGTCGTCGGCGGCGAATACGAGATGAGGTACGTCGTGCGCAGCCAGGTAAACATCTCCGCAATGATCTTTGCCGGGTCGCCCGCACCGAGGTTGACCGTGATCCCGCCGGTTCGTTTCGCCAACGACTGCAGTGACGAGGGGAACACGAAGCCGGAAACCCGGCCAATGGCGATGTCGCCGATCTGGCGGCCGCGGAAACTGTCGGATGCGCCGGCTCGAACCTCGTCCTTGATCATGATCGGGCTGCCGACGAGCACAAAGGCCGGGCCCAGCCGGCGAGTCATTTCGCTCAACGCCTCAAAGCTAGTGGTACTCCGAGCGTCGATGGCGTTGGTGAAGGCGACCAGCGCCCGTCGGCGATTCGTCTCTACAAATTCACGTAAGCCCGCCGAAATGGCATCGTAGGGGGCGGCATATCTTCCTTGACCGAATGCATCAACACTGAAACGAGGCCGCCCTGATTCCAACACGCGGATGCGGGATGGAGGAGTTCCGGCAGCGAGTGCGCCCAGTCGATCGCGATCCTGAACTTGATCAAGAAACGCCGAGATACCGGCGGTGAGCCGCGACGCTTGTTCGGCAGACGTGTAGGCCACCGAAGGGATGGGCTGAGCCACCACAACAAGATCAAGTGGCGCGTCCGCAGATTCTTCCACCCGAACGATTTGCCGCGCACCGCCGTCGGACACGGCGAAGTCATCGCTTGTGAGGCCTTGCACGGCCCCTCCGTTATCAATAACGCTGACCTCAAGACGCACCAGCGCCGTTGCTGATCTGAATTGCGGCGCCTGTCCACTGTAAACAATGCCAGTGGACGCCAGGAGCGCGACGATGGCTGCGGCCTTCACTGAAGTGCCACGCCTTTTACGCGAGCCATGAGGTCCGCAGCGACCGCCGGGGTCAAAACGGTGCAGGGGTAGGAGTAGTAGAGATCATCCCCGCTGACCTCAGCGAATGCGACTGCGGCTCCTGGCCTCAAGGAGCCGAGAGCGATTGCCGCTGCGGTTGACCGCGGCTCGAGCAAGACAGAGTGGTCGTACCAGCGGAGTGCGCCCAGCGTGTCGTGCTGCGCTCGAGCCGCTTCCGCGCGGCTGATCGCGGCCAGATACGCGAATGGCGCCGCAGCAGGATCCACCGCGAGGCGCTCCAACTCCTGCGCCGCCTTCGCGTCCTTAGGCGCGCGAATTCTGGCCGCACGCATCTTTGCTTCGGTCAGGGTGGGGTCGATCTTCAGCGCGGCCTCAAAGGCCTTCGCTGCTCTGGCCGGACGCTTTGTCGCAAGGTCCGCAAAATATGGAACATTGACCTCACTGCTCAGGACACGAGTGATCACGCCCTGCAACCTGCCGAGGCAATCAAACAGAACACCTTCCACCAACAGTGGTGCGGCGCCCGCGCCCTTCTCCTGCTTCCAGAGCCGAACCGCCTGATCCCACCGGGAGATTTCGCTATTCGACCTGGGATTCAACGCACCCAGTGTCGAGGCGCGCACGCGATCGCTGAGCTTTTCGGCCTGACTCTGGGCAGTCCTGTTGACGCGCTCCTGGATCTCCTGCATCTGTGTTGCAGGCGGCAGCTGTAGGCCGGCAGTCGCGCCAAGCGACAAAACGCAAGCCGCGACACACAGCAGGCCCCTCATGATCCGGAGCATATAGCGGTTCCTTCAGCCCTTCATGCCTCGTGTGAAGAGGCTTTTGGAGTGTTCGCTTCTATAATCTCTGGATGGCTTTGCGTAAGTATCTCGGCACGTTCCCGGTGGTCGCGCCCGGCGCGTTTGTTGACGAAACGGCCCAGGTGATCGGCGACGTGGTGATCGGTGCCGAAAGTAGCGTGTGGATGCAGGTGGTGATTCGCGGGGA is a window encoding:
- the moaA gene encoding GTP 3',8-cyclase MoaA, with product MSTLDTLGRPLRSLRLSVTDRCNLRCHYCMPEDEYVWLPREDVLSFEETVQLTDLFGQMGVDRVRLTGGEPLLRRDLPSLVAQLAAKPWLVDLALTTNGVLLADAAADLKAAGLHRVTVSLDTMRPERFNALTRRDALPQVLAGIDAARRVGFSDLKIDSVITQGDNDDEVGDLLEYGRSVGAEVRFIEYMDVGGATHWRPDAVFSRAQLLERLASIYGPIEPLPSPASAPADRFQLPDGLAFGIIASTTQPFCRTCDRARLTADGVLLLCLYAQHGTDLRRPLRAGASPETLLNMLKAVWKGRADRGAEERRSVRGRGTYIPLSVLKKDAHLEMHTRGG
- a CDS encoding serine hydrolase; the protein is MLLRRSSRLVLVVVGLALVSSGLLAQRAASTPTTYYPPRFDWARVSPADAGFDPVKLKAAVDFAIENENPATKDLALDIPNTFRREAPYNALIGPTSPRAAANGLVIHRGRIVAEWGDTARPDMTFSVTKTFLSTVVGLAYDRGLIKDLNDRVGPYMPANVDLFASEKNAPITWDHLLRQTSDWSGTLWGKPDWADRPVGATEAEWEKRPVYAAGTHFKYNDTRVNVMALAALHVWRDPLPEVLRREVMTPIGASSTWRWEGYDNSWVDLDGRKVQASTGGGHFGGGMFISAFDLARFGYLFLRNGKWEDRQLVSTKWIGLARTPGVNPEYGFMNWYLNPGRKATPSVPENTVRFVGNGNNIVYLDWENDLVVVVRWIKGGRANGATTGSAIDDFLGKVVTAIKK